A stretch of Allostreptomyces psammosilenae DNA encodes these proteins:
- a CDS encoding S8 family serine peptidase encodes MPKPAHARDEHRPARPPTTLEDQVQHREREEGAAVLLRTLLAVLACAALLTGSAQPQSEPAYLSYLVVTAGTTPAELRRAEAEVERAGGRVGARYPEFGVLTAYSAAPGFADELRRRAPDTLVGATRTRPMAPPTLPDGSADGAPIAHVDSPPGPLPALGSFDAAQPAAGAGADPAPGPAAPTSPTLPTDSAPSAASADSDEVALVPDPREAGLWNIAMVGGGRPPADPEALAATTVAVLDSGVDDIHPDLRGVVDPALSVSCGEGWADTSPGAWRPDPRLLDSGHGTHVAGTIAARADGKGVVGVAPGVRVAAVRLLGSAGQYYAENIVCGFAWVARHHIPVVNDSYFADPWKYNCPHDPDQAAVIAAVGRAVRFAQDSGALVIASAGNDGQDLRAARLDDRSPNDRLPGTEVTPRLLGTECVRLPGELPGVVRVAAVDRLGRATAYSNHGMDAVEVAAPGGTPGAGPDGAIVSAWPGGRWAALAGTSMSAAHVSAAAALQAAAHPQADPAERRAMLLEAARPPSCAKAASSTPAGTRPAPAAPPQAPPQAPPPGAADPAGTPTSTPTDGASERADGAPAVRTGCLLDASYGRGVVRVG; translated from the coding sequence GTGCCGAAGCCCGCGCACGCGCGCGACGAGCACCGCCCCGCGCGCCCGCCGACCACGCTGGAGGACCAGGTGCAGCACAGGGAACGCGAGGAGGGCGCCGCGGTGCTGCTGCGCACCCTCCTCGCCGTCCTGGCCTGCGCCGCCCTGCTCACCGGCTCCGCGCAACCCCAGAGCGAACCCGCCTACCTCAGCTACCTGGTGGTCACCGCCGGCACCACCCCCGCCGAACTGCGCCGCGCCGAGGCCGAGGTGGAGCGCGCCGGCGGCCGGGTCGGCGCCCGCTACCCGGAGTTCGGGGTGCTCACCGCCTACAGCGCCGCCCCCGGCTTCGCCGACGAACTGCGCCGCCGCGCCCCGGACACCCTCGTGGGCGCCACCCGCACCAGGCCGATGGCGCCGCCCACCCTCCCCGACGGGTCGGCCGACGGGGCGCCGATCGCGCACGTCGACTCCCCGCCCGGCCCGCTGCCCGCGCTCGGCTCGTTCGACGCGGCGCAGCCGGCGGCCGGGGCGGGGGCCGACCCCGCCCCCGGCCCGGCCGCCCCCACGTCCCCCACGCTCCCCACGGATTCCGCTCCCTCGGCGGCCTCCGCGGACTCCGACGAGGTGGCCCTCGTCCCCGACCCGCGCGAGGCGGGGCTGTGGAACATCGCCATGGTGGGCGGCGGCCGCCCCCCGGCAGACCCGGAGGCCCTGGCCGCCACCACCGTCGCGGTGCTCGACTCCGGGGTCGACGACATCCACCCCGACCTGCGCGGCGTGGTCGATCCGGCGCTCTCGGTGTCCTGCGGGGAGGGCTGGGCCGACACCTCCCCCGGCGCCTGGCGCCCCGACCCCCGGCTCCTCGACAGCGGCCACGGCACCCACGTCGCCGGCACCATCGCCGCCCGCGCCGACGGGAAGGGCGTCGTGGGCGTGGCCCCGGGCGTGCGGGTCGCCGCCGTCCGGCTGCTCGGCTCCGCCGGCCAGTACTACGCGGAGAACATCGTCTGCGGCTTCGCCTGGGTCGCCCGGCACCACATCCCGGTGGTCAACGACAGCTACTTCGCCGACCCCTGGAAGTACAACTGCCCGCACGACCCCGACCAGGCCGCCGTCATCGCCGCCGTCGGCCGCGCCGTGCGCTTCGCCCAGGACAGCGGGGCCCTGGTCATCGCCAGCGCCGGCAACGACGGCCAGGACCTGCGCGCCGCGCGACTCGACGACCGCAGCCCCAACGACCGGCTCCCCGGCACCGAGGTCACCCCCCGCCTGCTCGGAACGGAGTGTGTCCGGCTGCCCGGCGAGCTGCCCGGGGTCGTCCGGGTCGCCGCCGTGGACCGGCTCGGCCGGGCGACCGCCTACTCCAACCACGGCATGGACGCCGTGGAGGTCGCCGCGCCCGGCGGCACCCCGGGCGCCGGGCCGGACGGCGCCATCGTCTCCGCCTGGCCGGGCGGACGCTGGGCCGCCCTGGCCGGCACCTCGATGTCCGCGGCGCACGTCAGCGCGGCGGCGGCGCTCCAGGCGGCCGCCCATCCGCAGGCGGACCCGGCCGAGAGGCGCGCCATGCTGCTGGAGGCCGCCCGGCCCCCCTCCTGCGCCAAGGCCGCCTCCTCCACCCCCGCCGGCACCCGACCGGCCCCGGCCGCCCCACCCCAGGCCCCACCCCAGGCCCCACCCCCCGGCGCGGCCGACCCAGCCGGCACCCCCACCTCCACCCCCACGGACGGCGCCTCGGAGAGGGCCGACGGCGCTCCGGCCGTGCGCACCGGCTGCCTGCTCGACGCCTCCTACGGCCGGGGCGTGGTGCGCGTCGGCTAG
- a CDS encoding AraC family transcriptional regulator: MDTARHPSPTPAADYARHYRHPVVPGVDLLDAHYVRHAFSRHTHPTYTIAVIQSGIEEWHYPGGRERAGAGEVPLLEPDIVHTGHAATPDGWRYRVLYPSVELVGAVAGELGMPPGTTTFGVRVAREGTLARLLLAAHHAADHHDPLTADTALRTALAQVLLHHARQRPRHRPVAEGPGTVRRAAELLQHRMRTPPTLEQLAAELGTRPFPLLRAFRREHGLPPHAWLNQARVRQARRLLDQGVRPADVAAAVGFADQSHLTRHFRRAVGVGPGAYQRERTRPGRDR, encoded by the coding sequence ATGGACACCGCCAGGCACCCCAGCCCCACGCCGGCGGCCGACTACGCCCGCCACTACCGGCACCCGGTGGTGCCCGGCGTGGACCTCCTGGACGCCCACTACGTCCGGCACGCCTTCTCCCGGCACACACACCCCACCTACACCATCGCGGTGATCCAGAGCGGCATCGAGGAGTGGCACTACCCGGGCGGACGGGAGCGCGCCGGTGCCGGCGAGGTCCCCCTCCTCGAACCCGACATCGTGCACACCGGGCACGCCGCCACTCCCGACGGCTGGCGCTACCGGGTCCTCTACCCCTCCGTGGAACTGGTCGGCGCCGTCGCCGGGGAACTCGGCATGCCGCCCGGCACCACCACCTTCGGGGTCCGTGTCGCCCGCGAGGGCACCCTGGCCCGGCTGCTCCTCGCCGCCCACCACGCCGCCGACCACCACGACCCGCTCACCGCCGACACCGCCCTGCGCACCGCCCTCGCCCAGGTGCTCCTGCACCACGCGCGGCAGCGCCCCCGGCACCGCCCCGTCGCCGAGGGGCCGGGCACGGTGCGGCGCGCCGCCGAACTCCTCCAGCACCGCATGCGCACCCCGCCCACCCTGGAGCAGCTCGCCGCCGAACTCGGCACCCGCCCCTTCCCGCTGCTGCGGGCCTTCCGGCGGGAACACGGACTGCCGCCGCACGCCTGGCTCAACCAGGCCCGGGTGCGCCAGGCGCGCCGGCTGCTCGACCAGGGGGTCCGCCCGGCCGACGTGGCGGCGGCCGTCGGCTTCGCCGACCAGTCCCACCTGACCCGCCACTTCCGTCGTGCCGTCGGCGTCGGACCGGGCGCCTACCAGCGCGAACGCACCCGCCCCGGCCGCGACCGCTGA
- a CDS encoding AzlC family ABC transporter permease has product MADTNHSTASVVRDALGVSVVGFSGFAFGVTAAAAGFSTAQTCALSLLMFTGASQYAFVAAVAAGATPLAAVSGALVLGLRNAFYGIRLGPHLRVPRPLRPLAAQLVIDETAAVALAQRDVRSARLGFLTTGIALFVLWNATTVLGAFGGSAVADPARWGLDALGPAVFLALLVGMVRGLRAPERAAGTAETTKTAEGTEGAEAVGAAGATGARDAGKDAGAGPEGGPTPGTARLTALLAAVASLVAVPLLPLGLPVLVGAAAIPLALFVERRRRRGAPRPTTADPTTPDTTPDPTTPDPSRIAAAADDPESVRSHGR; this is encoded by the coding sequence ATGGCCGACACCAACCACTCCACCGCCTCGGTGGTCCGCGACGCCCTCGGGGTCAGCGTCGTCGGGTTCTCCGGCTTCGCCTTCGGCGTCACCGCGGCGGCGGCCGGGTTCAGCACCGCACAGACCTGCGCCCTCAGCCTGCTCATGTTCACCGGCGCCTCGCAGTACGCGTTCGTCGCCGCCGTCGCCGCGGGAGCCACCCCGCTCGCCGCCGTCTCCGGGGCCCTGGTCCTGGGCCTGCGCAACGCCTTCTACGGGATCCGGCTCGGGCCGCACCTGCGCGTCCCCCGGCCGCTGCGCCCGCTCGCCGCGCAGCTCGTGATCGACGAGACCGCCGCCGTCGCCCTCGCCCAGCGCGACGTCCGCTCCGCCCGGCTCGGCTTCCTGACCACCGGCATCGCCCTGTTCGTGCTGTGGAACGCCACCACCGTGCTCGGCGCGTTCGGCGGCTCCGCCGTCGCGGACCCGGCCCGCTGGGGCCTGGACGCGCTCGGCCCGGCGGTCTTCCTCGCCCTGCTGGTCGGCATGGTGCGCGGGCTGCGCGCCCCGGAGCGCGCCGCCGGGACCGCCGAGACCACCAAGACCGCCGAGGGCACCGAGGGCGCGGAAGCGGTCGGGGCCGCCGGTGCCACGGGGGCACGTGACGCCGGGAAGGACGCCGGGGCCGGTCCGGAGGGCGGACCCACCCCCGGCACGGCCCGGCTGACCGCGCTGCTCGCCGCCGTCGCCTCCCTGGTCGCCGTGCCGCTGCTGCCGCTCGGGCTGCCGGTGCTGGTGGGGGCCGCCGCGATCCCCCTGGCGCTGTTCGTCGAACGCCGCCGGCGCAGAGGCGCCCCCCGGCCCACCACGGCCGACCCGACCACCCCGGATACGACCCCGGATCCGACCACCCCCGACCCGTCCCGGATCGCGGCCGCCGCCGACGATCCCGAGTCCGTGAGGAGCCACGGCCGGTGA
- a CDS encoding AzlD domain-containing protein, with protein sequence MNTWTALLLAAAGCYAIKLLGLTVPERVLRHPALRSTAGLLPIALLASLTAVQTLSDGPELVLDADAPALAAAGVALWLRAPFLVVLLVAAATSALLRSL encoded by the coding sequence GTGAACACCTGGACCGCCCTGCTGCTCGCCGCCGCCGGCTGCTACGCCATCAAGCTGCTCGGCCTGACCGTGCCGGAGCGCGTCCTGCGGCATCCCGCGCTGCGGAGCACCGCCGGCCTGCTGCCGATCGCGCTGCTCGCCTCGCTCACCGCCGTCCAGACCCTCAGCGACGGTCCGGAACTGGTCCTGGACGCCGACGCCCCCGCGCTCGCCGCCGCCGGGGTGGCCCTGTGGCTGCGCGCCCCGTTCCTGGTCGTGCTGCTGGTCGCCGCCGCCACCTCCGCGCTGCTGCGCTCGCTGTGA
- a CDS encoding DUF3046 domain-containing protein has protein sequence MRLTEFWRRMNEHFGEAYADSFARDHVMTELGGRTVHQALDEGWEAKDVWRAVCVAMDVPESER, from the coding sequence GTGCGACTGACCGAATTCTGGCGACGGATGAACGAGCACTTCGGCGAGGCGTACGCCGACTCCTTCGCCCGGGACCACGTCATGACCGAACTGGGCGGTCGGACCGTCCACCAGGCGCTCGACGAGGGCTGGGAGGCCAAGGACGTCTGGCGCGCGGTCTGCGTGGCCATGGACGTCCCCGAGTCGGAGCGCTGA
- a CDS encoding AI-2E family transporter, with product MPRTDTSSSAADDAPGVAPSAADEHADPRRSTTPPGQVPAPGGASAPPPPPPLHGRAPRPRMPGWLPRAMVLALVLVGCYQLTNWAFHQLLGLLTTLLVSLFLSLAIEPAVDRMAALGMRRGAATGLVFVVLFLATAGFVTAVGSLLVDQFDTLIGNLPGYVDAVTTWVNEQFGTDVSVDSLLEGLSVDASALQGYAQTVANNAWGVSASVLGGVFQVFTVSLFTFYLTADGPRLRRTVCSLFPPARQAEVLRAWEIAIAKTGGYLYSRGLMAIVSALAHLVLMGFLDVPYALALAIWVGLVSQFIPTVGTYLAGVLPVLVAFTAQPIDALWVLVFIVSYQQFENYVLQPRITARTVAIHPAVAFGAVIAGAALLGPTGALIAIPAAATLQGFLSTYVRRYEVVDPRAGGDGADERAPRRPGAAVQALRRARDWIAATRRR from the coding sequence GTGCCTCGAACCGACACCTCCTCCTCCGCGGCCGACGACGCCCCCGGCGTGGCGCCGTCGGCCGCCGACGAACACGCCGACCCGCGGCGGTCGACGACCCCGCCGGGCCAGGTCCCCGCGCCCGGCGGGGCCAGCGCGCCGCCCCCGCCGCCCCCGCTCCACGGCCGCGCCCCCCGGCCCCGGATGCCCGGCTGGCTGCCGCGCGCGATGGTCCTCGCGCTCGTCCTGGTCGGCTGCTACCAGCTGACCAACTGGGCCTTCCACCAGCTGCTCGGCCTGCTCACCACGCTGCTGGTCTCGCTCTTCCTCTCCCTGGCCATCGAACCCGCGGTGGACCGCATGGCCGCGCTCGGCATGCGCCGCGGCGCCGCCACCGGCCTGGTGTTCGTCGTGCTGTTCCTCGCGACAGCCGGATTCGTCACGGCCGTCGGCTCGCTCCTGGTCGACCAGTTCGACACGCTGATCGGCAACCTGCCGGGCTACGTGGACGCGGTGACCACCTGGGTCAACGAGCAGTTCGGCACGGACGTCTCGGTGGACAGCCTGCTGGAGGGGCTGAGCGTCGACGCCAGCGCGCTGCAGGGCTACGCGCAGACCGTCGCCAACAACGCCTGGGGCGTCTCCGCCTCCGTGCTCGGCGGCGTCTTCCAGGTCTTCACCGTCAGCCTGTTCACCTTCTACCTGACGGCCGACGGCCCGCGGCTGCGCCGCACCGTCTGCTCGCTCTTCCCGCCCGCCCGACAGGCGGAGGTGCTCCGCGCCTGGGAGATCGCCATCGCCAAGACCGGCGGGTACCTGTACTCGCGCGGCCTGATGGCCATCGTCTCGGCGCTCGCCCACCTGGTGCTGATGGGTTTCCTGGACGTCCCCTACGCCCTGGCCCTGGCCATCTGGGTCGGCCTGGTCTCCCAGTTCATCCCCACCGTCGGCACCTACCTGGCGGGCGTGCTGCCCGTGCTGGTGGCCTTCACCGCGCAGCCGATCGACGCGCTGTGGGTGCTCGTCTTCATCGTGTCCTACCAGCAGTTCGAGAACTACGTGCTGCAGCCCCGGATCACGGCGCGCACGGTGGCCATCCACCCGGCGGTCGCCTTCGGCGCGGTGATCGCCGGCGCCGCCCTGCTCGGCCCCACCGGGGCGCTGATCGCCATCCCGGCCGCCGCCACCCTCCAGGGCTTCCTGAGCACCTACGTGCGGCGTTACGAGGTCGTCGACCCCCGGGCCGGCGGCGACGGCGCCGACGAGCGCGCGCCGCGGCGACCCGGCGCCGCCGTCCAGGCGCTGCGCCGGGCACGGGACTGGATCGCCGCGACACGCCGCCGGTGA
- the recA gene encoding recombinase RecA, with amino-acid sequence MATTDREKALDAALAQIERQFGKGSVMRLGEGARAPVEVIPTGSTALDVALGIGGLPKGRVVEIYGPESSGKTTVALHAVANAQRAGGIAAFVDAEHALDPEYAAKIGVDTDALLVSQPDTGEQALEITDMLIRSGAIDIVVVDSVAALVPRAEIEGEMGDSHVGLQARLMSQALRKITGALNQSKTTAIFINQLREKVGVMFGSPETTTGGRALKFYASVRLDIRRIETLKDGTEAVGNRTRVKVVKNKMAAPFKQAEFDVLYGVGISREGGLIDMGVEHGFIRKSGAWYTYEGDQLGQGKENARNFLRDNPDLADEIEKKIKEKLGIGPRVDAPAEEPAAAAPASAASTTPAGADAAKLAVTAAKTTAAAAKATKAAPAKVPAAKA; translated from the coding sequence ATGGCAACAACCGACCGCGAGAAGGCGCTCGACGCCGCGCTCGCCCAGATCGAGCGGCAGTTCGGCAAGGGCTCCGTCATGCGTCTCGGCGAGGGCGCCCGCGCGCCGGTCGAGGTCATCCCCACCGGTTCGACGGCACTCGACGTCGCCCTGGGCATCGGCGGCCTGCCCAAGGGCCGTGTGGTGGAGATCTACGGTCCGGAGAGCAGCGGCAAGACGACGGTGGCGCTGCACGCCGTGGCCAACGCCCAGCGGGCCGGCGGCATCGCCGCCTTCGTGGACGCCGAGCACGCGCTCGACCCGGAGTACGCCGCCAAGATCGGCGTGGACACCGACGCCCTGCTGGTCTCCCAGCCGGACACCGGCGAGCAGGCGCTGGAGATCACCGACATGCTGATCCGCTCCGGCGCGATCGACATCGTGGTGGTCGACTCCGTCGCGGCGCTGGTCCCGCGGGCGGAGATCGAGGGCGAGATGGGCGACTCCCACGTCGGCCTGCAGGCCCGGCTGATGAGCCAGGCCCTGCGCAAGATCACCGGCGCGCTGAACCAGTCCAAGACGACGGCCATCTTCATCAACCAGCTGCGCGAGAAGGTCGGCGTCATGTTCGGCTCGCCCGAGACGACGACGGGCGGTCGCGCGCTGAAGTTCTACGCCTCGGTCCGCCTGGACATCCGCCGGATCGAGACGCTCAAGGACGGCACCGAGGCGGTCGGCAACCGCACCCGGGTGAAGGTCGTCAAGAACAAGATGGCGGCCCCGTTCAAGCAGGCCGAGTTCGACGTCCTCTACGGCGTCGGCATCAGCCGCGAGGGCGGCCTGATCGACATGGGCGTGGAGCACGGCTTCATCCGCAAGTCCGGCGCCTGGTACACCTACGAGGGCGACCAGCTCGGCCAGGGCAAGGAGAACGCCCGCAACTTCCTGCGGGACAACCCCGACCTCGCCGACGAGATCGAGAAGAAGATCAAGGAGAAGCTGGGCATCGGCCCCCGGGTGGACGCCCCGGCCGAGGAGCCCGCCGCTGCCGCTCCCGCTTCCGCCGCCTCCACCACCCCGGCCGGCGCCGACGCCGCCAAGCTCGCCGTGACCGCGGCGAAGACGACCGCCGCGGCAGCCAAGGCCACCAAGGCGGCCCCGGCCAAGGTGCCGGCCGCCAAGGCCTGA
- the recX gene encoding recombination regulator RecX — protein MRARHDAPGPAADREPGEYPDPAPRLTTDPEADGAAESASPAWGPRDWCANGLGGDHPAPTAPRLPPAVAGGHPEEPGEWSEGEWPEAERGARRGRRSPRGADGRGPAGGAAPRGGGRGGPGATDPAEEESEARDPVERARSICLRLLTGAARTRRQLADALSERGIPEDAAEQVLSRFEEVGLIDDAAFAAAWVDSRHGTRGLSRRALARELRAKGVAGEVVESAVERVDTEAEEAAARALVERRMRATRGLDGRVRTRRLVGMLARRGYPEGLAFRVVRQALETEGEEAEGEEEHLGSGPWEWQDG, from the coding sequence GTGCGGGCACGGCACGACGCCCCCGGCCCGGCCGCGGACCGGGAACCGGGGGAGTACCCGGACCCGGCCCCACGCCTGACCACGGACCCGGAGGCCGACGGAGCGGCCGAGTCGGCGTCGCCGGCGTGGGGGCCCAGGGACTGGTGCGCCAACGGGCTGGGTGGTGACCATCCGGCGCCGACGGCCCCGCGGCTCCCACCGGCGGTCGCCGGCGGCCACCCCGAGGAGCCGGGGGAGTGGTCGGAAGGAGAGTGGCCGGAAGCGGAGCGGGGCGCCCGGCGCGGCCGGCGGTCCCCGCGGGGTGCCGACGGGCGCGGCCCCGCAGGCGGGGCGGCCCCGCGAGGCGGTGGCCGTGGTGGCCCCGGGGCCACCGATCCGGCGGAGGAGGAGTCCGAGGCGCGGGATCCCGTGGAGCGGGCCAGGTCCATCTGCCTGCGGCTGCTCACCGGTGCCGCGCGCACCCGCCGCCAGCTCGCCGACGCCCTGAGCGAGCGCGGAATCCCCGAGGACGCGGCCGAGCAGGTGCTCTCCCGCTTCGAGGAGGTCGGGCTGATCGACGACGCCGCCTTCGCGGCGGCCTGGGTCGATTCCCGGCACGGCACCCGCGGCCTGTCCCGCCGTGCTCTCGCCCGCGAGCTGCGGGCCAAGGGCGTGGCGGGCGAGGTCGTGGAGTCGGCCGTGGAGCGGGTCGACACGGAGGCGGAGGAGGCCGCGGCCCGCGCCCTCGTCGAGCGGAGGATGCGGGCCACCCGTGGCCTGGACGGGCGGGTGCGGACCAGGCGGCTGGTCGGCATGCTCGCCCGGCGCGGCTACCCGGAGGGCCTGGCGTTCCGGGTGGTCCGGCAGGCCCTGGAGACCGAGGGCGAGGAGGCCGAGGGCGAGGAGGAGCACCTCGGCTCCGGCCCGTGGGAGTGGCAGGACGGCTGA